A single region of the Changchengzhania lutea genome encodes:
- a CDS encoding TRAP transporter small permease → MKLADVLFNKACRIMEIFLISIFGLLVIDVLGQVFSRYILNTSFAFTEELARFSLIWLSILGAAYLSAKRQHLSMDFLFQKFSRKNQKKALIFIELCIFLFALVVMVIGGFNLVYTTLHLGQLSGTLRIPLGCIYAIMPLSGLLMMCFSIYHLSKINANKITD, encoded by the coding sequence ATGAAGCTAGCAGATGTTCTTTTCAATAAGGCATGTAGAATCATGGAAATTTTCTTGATATCTATTTTTGGTCTATTGGTTATAGATGTATTAGGTCAGGTGTTTTCTAGGTATATATTAAATACATCTTTTGCTTTTACAGAAGAGTTGGCAAGATTTTCGTTAATATGGCTATCTATTTTAGGGGCAGCTTATTTAAGTGCAAAGCGGCAGCACTTATCCATGGATTTCCTTTTTCAAAAGTTTTCAAGAAAAAACCAAAAGAAAGCCTTGATCTTTATTGAGCTATGTATTTTTCTTTTTGCACTAGTAGTTATGGTCATCGGTGGTTTTAATTTAGTTTATACAACGCTTCACTTAGGTCAACTATCTGGTACATTAAGAATTCCTCTTGGTTGTATCTATGCTATTATGCCTTTAAGTGGTCTTTTAATGATGTGTTTCTCCATATATCATTTATCAAAAATTAATGCTAATAAAATAACCGACTAA